In Mauremys reevesii isolate NIE-2019 linkage group 13, ASM1616193v1, whole genome shotgun sequence, the sequence AAAGCTGAACCCTGGTTTCCCTAGTCACCCTCATCAGCGAGATGTCAGCCAGCAGGTTGGCTGCCTGTCAAAAATTGTGGGATAATTTTAGAATGAGTTCCCTGAAAAGCTTCCCTGTAAGCCGAGACCTTTTTGTCCTTATACACAACCGCCTTCCTCCCACTCCCGGAACTCATGATTTGGGGTGCTCACGGGGCTGTGCGCCTGCCTAGAATCTCAGTGATTTCTACTAGCAAAATGCTCTTCTtattaaaatgtttcagttgtTTGCTGGAATGTAACAATCTCTTTTCTGTTCAACACAGACCTTGAGGAACACACCATGGACCCCTGCCAACCGGCTGCAACAGATAAGAAAAAATCCTAGGTGAAGCAAAGGGTAGATATTCCATGAGGTGCTGCAGTGCGATGAGAGACAGAGCAGGGCATGGAAAAAGTGCTGGGAAGCCAAAAcgcaggacagaaaagagaatgCTGCTTTTGCTAGGCAAGCAACAGAGCGGATGATAAATGTTATGGAGGCCAGACAGAGATGCTCAAGTGCTTGATacagctgcagactgagcagCTCGAGCGCCTCTGCTGCAGATACACAATTCTTTGCCAACCCCACCTCCCTCTATGCCCACGCATTCCTTTTCACTCCACAGCACTCCTGAGTTTCCCCATCATTCCATCCCTTCTCACAGCTTGCACAATGATAGCTGGACCTACACGCAGTTGTGAGGTTTTACCCTTTTTATCAATAAATAAAAAGGCTAAGGTATTTAATGGTACAGTGTTTTTATTCTGTGGTCTATAAAAGCCTATAGCAAGCAATTCACTCTCAGGAACAGGCTTCTAAAGCATTGTGCTGCATGGATCTTGGGCCCCAAAATTGTACATGGTTGCAACAGGGAAGCAACTCCAAAGCAGACATGTGTTACTGCCCCTCATTGTCAAAGTGGTtcctcaaagcctctctgatgttcaGAGGAGCCCAGAACCCTagcatctggctgttcaaactgcGCAGCCAAATGCTCTGCCTCAGTGTTCTATACCTAAGCAAACATTTCACCCTTAGATTCACACACTAAGATCTAGCCTGCCATTTAAACacctccagcgagcttttaaatggccaaaggcacattcaactaccatgcagcacctgctcagcctgttgtcAAAACGCTCCTTGCTGATCTCCAGGTAccctgtgtaaggtttcatgagccagggctgtaAGGGGTACACTGGGTCTCCTAGGATTACTATGGGCATTTCCACTGTGAacttgtggtctggaaagaaagtcccctcctgcagctcctgaaGAAGCATGCATAATTCTTGTGATGGTAGCCAGTATCTGTATTTCACCAACATAAGCCAGCTACTATCTGCAACTCTTCCTTATATTGAATAAATATCTTATGTTATGGGTATAAAAGGAACTTAAGGGAGTTAGGCTTTGGTACATCTAATTCCTTGAAGGTTCCTTTCTAATCATAGGTCTGATCTACATAAAAAAGTTAGTTCAACCCAGCTATACTGCTTAGCAACATGAAAAACCCATacctctgagcaacatagttaaacCAACTTAATCCCCAGTGTagaagtcagtggaagaattcttctattgacctagttactgcatctcagagaggtggattattTACACAGATGGGATAATCCATCTTGTTACTGTAAGGAGCGGCTACGCTGAAGCGCTATAGCAGTGCAGCtggagctgtgccactgtagtgtttcaAATGTAGACAAACCCATAGTGGTAgacccccaatcctgcaaactgcttCCCACCAACACAGGGTCAGTATGATAGATAGCTTACAGGATCTGGAGTTTTATTCCACTGAAATCCGACTCCGTAGATAATAAGGTACTACTCACCAggaatcatataatcatagaatattagggttggaagagacctcaggaggtcatctagtccaaccccctgctcatggcagtaccagcaccaactaaatcatcccagccaaggctttgtcaatccaggccttaaaaacctctaaggatggagtaACAATGAAAACAATACTGACATAGGGAGACTATTGAATGAGAAACATCAGCTCCATAAGGCCTGTTTATGAGACAGTACTTCAACATCTAAGAAAGTAGCTTTCAACATCAAGTGGATGGTCCAACGCACACTTAGAGAGATGCAAAAGTCATGGCTGAGCAACAAGGCAGATGAGATTCAGTCCTATGCAGAAAGGAATGATATGAAGAACTTCTGTGATGCTCTGAAGACAATCTATGGGCCATGGTCATCAGGAACATCGCCAATACTGAGTGTCAATGGCACCATATTGTTCACTGACAAAGAAAAGATACTACAAAGGTGGGCAGAACACTTAAACAACATCCTCAATCAACAATCATATATTAACAAGGAGGCAATTGGTCGAATGCCCCGATTGATATCACCATATATCTTGCTGATCCCCCAATGCTGACTGAAACTGAAAAAGAGATTGACTTGCCCTCAAATGGCAAAGCACCTGGATCAGATGCTATTCCAGCAGAAGTCTATAAGGCCGGAGGCTTGCACATGGCTCTGAAACTGACTGATTTTTTCCAGTCAATGTGGACTCAGGGATCTATACCCCAAGAGTGCAAGGATGTATCCATTGTCCACTTGTACAAGCGGAAAGGTAACATACAATCCTGCAACAACTTTCAGAGCATCTCCTGTTGTCAATAGCTAGCAAAATTCTATCTAAAATTCTGCTGAATTGTCTTGTGAAACATATTGAACAAGGGCTCCTGCCTGAGAGTCAGTGTAGCTTCAGGAAAGGACGTGGGACCACAGACATGGTGTCTGCAGCTTGTCAACTTCAGGAGAAATGCCAGGAACAGAACTCCAACCTGTATATGACTTTCATTGACCTGACAAAACTTTTTGATACAGTCAGTTGGGAAGGCCTTTGGAAGACCATGACAAAATTCAGTTGCCTGGAGAAATTCAACTCAATGGATTGCTAATTCCATGATGGCATGTTCACTCATGTTATGGTTGATGGTGAGTCATCTGAAGCATTCCCAGTCACCAATGGAATCAAGCTGGGCTGTATGTTGTCCCCAACTGCCTTCAGTATGATGTTTTCTGCCATGCTTACAGATGCCTTTTGTGACTGTGACACCGGGTTGGCATCTGATACTGGACTGATGGCAAGCTCTTCAATCTAAGGAAACTACAGGCAAAGATGAAGGTACAGGAAGTGTCTATTCATGATCTTCAGTTTGCTGATGACTGTCCTCTGAATTCCAAATCTCAGACTGACATGCAGCTGAGTATGGACTATTTCTCTTCAGCTTGTGATAATTTTGGTCTCACAATCAACATCAAAAAGGCAGAAGTGATGTAGCAGCCTGCACCAGGAAAGCCTGACATAGAATGTACTGTCACAGTGAATGGCCAAACCTTCCAGTCAGTGGACAAGTTCACCTACCTCAGCAGTACACTGTCACATGTGGTTCACATTCAAGATGAAACCAAAGCCGGAATTGCCAAAGCAAGTGTGGCCTTTTGTAGGCTACGTGCAAATGTGTGGGAGTGCAGAGGCATTAGTCAAGAAACAAAACTAAAGGTCTACAAAGCCATTGTGTTGCCAACTTTGACATATGCATGCAAAACCCGGACGGTGTACAGGCACCATGCTGTGAAGCTAAATCACTTTCACATGGGCTGTTTGAGGAAACTGATGAGGATAAGATGGCAAGTCAAGAttccagatcatagaatcatagaagattaggtttggaagagacctcagaaggtcatctagtccaacccctgctcaaatcaggaacaaacccaactaaatcatcccagtcagggctttgttaagctggGTCTCCaacctctcaggatggagattccaccccctccctaggtaacccattccagtgcttcaccagcctcctagtgaaatagttttctaATATCCAGTcgagacctcccccactgcaacttgttctgtcatctgccaccactgaaaacagcctagctccatcctctttggaaccctcatTACCGAGGTTCTCATACGGGCAGGCATTCCAAGCATCCGTACTCTGTTAATGAAATCACAGATGAGATGGACAGGCCATGTCACCAGAATGCCAGAATGCTGgatccctttttttttaaaaatggtgttACGTTACCTACCTTCCAGTCATATTGTACAGAGGATGGTTTCAGTGATAGGTTATGAACCCCAGTTAGTAGATCTGCAGTTCCATATCTGaggtccttcagaactcttggatgaataccatctggtcttggtgacttattactgtttaatttattaattagtTCTCAAACCTCTTCCATTGACACATCAGTGTGGGGTCTTACTTCAAATTTGTTACCCAAAAAGAATAGCTCTTATTTGAGTATCTCCCCCACATTCTCTGCAATGAAGATGGAtgtaaataattcatttagcttctctccAATGGTCtcgtcttccttgagtgctcctttaataCCTTGGTCATGTAGTGGTCCCACTGCCTATTtggcaagcttcctgcttctggtctACTTAAACAAGTTACTTCTCAAATTCTGTTATGGCTCGACTTACAATACTTTTAGATTCAGCTTGCTAGAATTTGTACAGCTTCCTACTAGTCTTACTAGGATTAGATTTCCAAATTTTATaggatgcctttttatctctaacagcctccattactctgccTTTTAGCCATGGTGGGATTTTTTTGGTCCTATCATTGTCTTTTCTGATTTGGTATATATATTTAGACTGGGCCTCTattgtggtgtttttaaataatcCCTATGCAGGCGTTTGTACTTTTCTTATTTTGTAGCCTCTCTACCCTCTCTTTACATTTCACAATCACAGTCACCATCCTGGTCTGATGGTCAGTAGTGTATTCCCACTGCTTTACTTATTTTTGAAGCacagaatttctatccatagagattctatggtacagtttgattcattcaAAATTTTCACCTTATTTGACTCTATGTTTTTTAAAGATATAATGCCACTCCCCATCCCAGTGCAACCTACTCTGCCATTCCTACATACACCTCTACCATGATATAATTCAATCTGATATGACATGAATTCGGaaataatgtggtaaagcagggctccagggggcagggctgcgcactccggcagatcaaaggaagttcgatataacgcagtttcacctataacacggtaagatttgttggctcccgaggacagtgttatatcagggtagaggtatatTTTACACCTTgttattactgtgtcccattgattatcctcattccactaACTTACCACCAACAacatgatgcctattatatcaatatcctcatttaatgccaggtATTCTATTTCAACCTTTTAGTAGACTTCTAGCCTGTATGAAGAGGCACTTCCACATTTTGTCAATATGCAGTTGCTTGCCTTCATGTGTTATATTTAAATGGGACTCTATTAAATTTCACTGTTCCTCACTAGCTCCTACCTTTACTTTACCTATCTTCTTTGCTAGGATATAGTGTCCCCCTTTTGATAAATTCACCCCTGGGGGATGTCTCCACCCAATGTCAATGCCATTGGCTTTGGTATTGCACTATTTTGACAAACAACTTATTGTTAATTCCCCTATGAAGGTAATTCTAATGATCACCAGTAGCAGGCCCAAGGGAGATCTCAGCAGCAGAGTTAAGCAGGGGAGGCTGCTTTCTCCAATAAATATTGTGAGAATCCAGAGCAGGAGTCAAATAAGGGTGTGTGTCGTGCAAACAATCAAGCTTGGCGGCAGGAGAGAGGCCCATACCAACAGCAACATGTAGGTGTCTCCCCAGGAAACTGAGGGGACAAGACTGACTGCGAGACCAGACCCAGTCACCATTGATGGAGAGGTCACTGCTTCATGCTGAGGATTAAAGGTGAGTGTGACTAGTTTGGGGCCAAATCTTCAAACTCTGACTCAGACTCAGACCTTACTTGGAAAGACATGCTTGTTAGATAGTGTCCTCACTtagtgggagctttgcctgagtaagggcttTAGAATCATACCATGATTTATTGCTAGGGAAACTGATGAAACACAATGGAGATGTATCTAATTCATAAAACTCCATCTATTCCTCAATGGAGCTTCTTACACAATCTCTCCGGctgtctttctatctactcttccATCTTTACCTTGCACACTTGTCTCTCTATCTGTCCCCTTATACATCCCTTTATATCTCTGCTGATCACATTACacatctatctacctatctcctTAAACCTCTTTCTATTCCCATAAACACCCCTCCATCTATCCATCAATCACCTTCCATATCCCTTCATCTGTATGTCCCTCACTCTCCTGCTCTCTGTCCATCTCCCTCTCCTGGACATCTCATTACTTTATCAAGGACATTTCACTACAATTTTCCAGCGGGTTTTCATCGGCTTATCCAGACTTTTCTGGGAACAGTTTCCTATTCAGTTTCCCAACCCAATCTTATGAGATACTACAGGTCTCCCACTCAGTATCTTCTTCCTCAATTTCAGAGGAAGTTGAGGGACCCTTAGCATTTCTTGGAAGGCTCTGAGCACCACACGGGACAGAGCTGTATGTTGGAAGTGCGCTGAATGGAGACTGGAAATTCTTACAGATAAGGAAGCAGTGGTACCAGTGGGACAAACTTTCTCTGACCATTTAATGCTCCATCTTGTATTTCAAGTGGAAGGATAGTCCTATGCTTAGGGCACTAGCCTGTCATTTGGGAGACTTGGTTTCTATTCGGCACTCTATCACAGCCTTCTTGTATAGCCAAGAGCAAGatggatttttaaaggtatttagtcacTTCATggaattttaaaagcatttagtTGCCTAAGAGCCATTTAAATAAATGCACTTGTGTTGCCTgggtccttttgaaaatctcattacTCACCTAAAGatgttgaaaatctggccctgagtgtaTTTCTGGAAAACATGTTTTAGCCAGACACAATTTATTAAGATCAATGCAGGGATAATTCTGGAAATTCTTTGGCATGTGTTGTAGAGGACATCAGATGAGATGATTTAATCATCTGGTGGCCTTTAAGTCTGTGAATCAATGCATGAATAAATGTGAGGGCAGGTGAAGAAGAGGAATATATTAACTGTGGTCCTGCTCTTTGGGTGGGCTGTTGGGTTTCTCCATCCCAGTACCCTATGAAACATCTGGGTATGAAGCAGATGCTCATTTGAGAGAGAATATAATCCTGCACTTTGAATTGATATGGTATCAAATGGAGGGAAGTGCACTGAGTTTAATTGTACAGCAAATTCCTTAAATGATCATTAGTTTTTCTCAATCACTAGTTGCATCACATGGAGAATGGAGAAAGCAGAAGGGGAAAATCAAACATCTATCACAGAATTCATCCTGCTgggatttgggaatctccctggaCTGCAAATTCTTTTCTTCTTGCTGTTTCTAGTGATTTACATAGTCACCATGACTGCAAATATACTCATTGTTGCGATAGTTATGtctgatcagcaccttcacacccccatgtacttctttctGGGGAATTTGTCCTGCGTGGAAATCTGCTACACCTCCACTATACTGCCCAGGATGCTGGCCAATTTCCTGACTGGAGACAAGACCATTTCTGTGACGGGCTGCATTGTGCAGTTTTATTGGTTTGGTGTCCTGGTGACTGTTGAGTGTTACCTGCTAGCTTTGATGTCTTATGATCGATACTTAGCGATATGTAAACCATTGCACTATGCATCCCTTATGAATGGTAGGTTTTGTATGCAGCTAGCAGTTGGATCATGGCTAAGTTCATTCATAGTTCTTACCATATTAATATGTCTGGTATCACGATTAGTCTTCTGCGGCCCCAATGAAATTGAtcatttcttttgtgatttcaCCCCCATGATTaaactctcctgcagtgacaccagTCTGGTTACCCTGGTGACCCTCATATTCTCCTCCATAGACATTGTTTCCCCATTTATTTTGACCCTGACATCTTATGTTtatatcatctccaccatcctgagaatcccttctGCCACCgggaggcaaaaggccttttccacctgctcttCCCACCTTATTGTGGTTACAGTTTTCTATGGCACCCTAATGATTGTCTATATATTACCCAACACCAGTTCACTGAAAGCCCTGAACAAAATTTTTTCTATCCTTTACACTGTCTTGACACCCCTGATCaatcccctcatctacagcctgagaaacaaagatGTCAAGGAGGCCCTGAGAAGAGCTGTCCAGAAAGGTAGGGTGTTCAGAAAGGGTGATTGAAATGGCAATAAATCTATTAACTGGTCACAAATGAACCATCTAGGTGGCCCAGGTTCCTGTCAGCCAAGGCATTCTGCATTATAGCATGAAGATACTGAGGATTTTTTAGAGTTCTATATGCCATTCAGttgcatttatttaaatgtattcgTGTCaataaggccagatcctcagctagtgtaaattgtcataacttctttattttttattcccAATGTTATTTCTGTTTCTCTGTCACTGGCAGCAGTGGTCATCCTATTGCAATAAGAAGAAGGAAGAGTGGGTAGCCATGGTGTGAATGAGTGACATTTTTACAGGTGGGATTTGACAATTATAcatcaaactcccattgaaagtcagtgggtgctagaacataagaatagccatactaggtcagaccaaaggtccatccagcccattatcctgtctaccaacagtggccaataccagggcccgaagagggagtgaacctaacaggtaatgatcaagtgatctctctcctgctgtccatcaccaccctctgacaaacagaggctagggacaccattccttacccatcctggctaatagccattaatggatttaacttccatgaatttatccagttctcttttaaaccctgctatagtcctagccttcacaacctcctcaggcaaggagttccacaagttgacttgtgtgctgtgtgaagaacttccttttactagttttaaacctgctgccccttaATTGCAtgtggtggcccctagttcttgcattatggGAACAACTAAATAATTGTTcaccttattcactttctccacatcactcatgattttatatacctctaccatacaccccttagtctcctcttttccaagctgaaaagttctagcctctttaatctcttctcatatgggacccgttccaaccccctaatcattttacttgccttctctgaaccttttctaatgtcagtatatctttttgagatgaagagaccacatctgtacacagtattcaagatgtgggtgtaccacggatttatataagggcaataagatattctctatcttattctctatcccctttttaattattcctaacatcctgtttccttttttgactgccactgcacactgtgtggatgtcttcagagaactatccacgatgactccaagatctctttcctgattagttatagataaattagctcccatcatattgtatttatagttggggttatttttcccaatgtgcattactttacatttatccacattaaatttcatttgccattttgttgcccaatcacttagttttgtgagatctccctccctaatattaatccctctgatatatttataaagagcaatcatatcccccctcaaccttcttttggttaggctaaacaagccaagctctttggagtttttggctagccattcttcaaactcctctttggcagtgtttatgctcctttctatttgcctcactaggatttgacttccactttttaaaggaagtctttttatctctcactgcttcttttacatggttgttaagccacggtggctcttttttagttcctttactgtgtttcttaatttggggtatacattgaagttgggtcTCTATTATGTTGTCTTTAAAAAGGACCCATGCAACTTGCAAGGATTTCACTTTactcactgtaccttttaacttctgtttaactaaccccctaagttttgcatagttcccctttctgaagttaaatgccacagtgttgggctgttgaggtgttcttcccaccacaggaatgttaaaagttattatattatggtcactatttccaagcggtcctgttatagttacctcttggagcAGATCGTGTGCTCCACTcatgactaaatcaagaattgcctctccccttgtgggttcctgtaccagctgatccaagaagcagtcatttaaagtatcgagaaattttgtctctgcatttcatcatGAGGTGACATGTttccagtcaatatgaggataattgaaatcccccagtatttctttattttgatagccccTCTAAACTCCCTTggcatttcatcgtcactatcactgtcctggtcaggtggtcgataatagatccctactgttatattcttattagagcatgaaattactatccatagatattctatggaacatgcggattcacttaagatttttacttcatttgatctatattttctttcacatatagtgccactcccccgcccccgcatgacctgttctgtccttccactatattttgtaccccaaaatgattgtgtcccattgattgtcctcacttgaccaggtttctgtgatgcctatgaTATCAATATTCTCCTTTattacaaggcactctagttcacccatcttattatttagacttctatcaTTTATgtacaaacactttaaaaactagtcactgtttatttgtctggctttttctgatgtgtcagactCTTTTGTATGTGAATGTTTTTTATCTGATCTCGCCCCttctttatcctcttccatcctctcctcctgaatAAAATTAGAGTATCGCTATCagtagactctcctctaagataAATCTTTGTctgatccacgtgctcctctgcagcagtcagcttttccccatctcttagtttaaaaactgctctgcaacctagGGTAACTAAATTTCCTAAACTGCTGTGAAAATCCCATTTTCTATCTTTATAGATTTATTGACGTTAAGCCTCTGTTGAGTTTTGGGGTATCCAAACAAGATTTGACAAATACATTCAATGCTGACCAAAATGGAGGGAAGagttcacattgacttcaatgggtattATGGCATAATGACATCCTTTGTTCTTTTTTcctcttgtgttttgttttaaataattattcCAAAATTGTCTGAACCCTTATTAGTTATTTTTAGGGTTGGCAAAAGTCCATTTTTAATAATAATCTGTGATTATTTTAAGACTTTTTTTCCTAATTTATATTATTTACATTTATACATTCCACAAAAATACGTATTTTAAACTTTTTTGGTATCTATTTATATTTTCACAGTTGTATGCGGGaatcagacatttttaaaattacattatatATTGAGAATCAAAGAGTTTAAGCTGTAGAACTAtttaaacacaaattgtcaacatcacatgtgaaaatatacaaagtaaaatcCTTAAATAAAACCCTAATTTGTCAGGAAGCATTTTCTTACTTTCCTATCAGTAAATTTCAATTTTTATCAATGTAAATATTTGttgtctgtttgtgtgtgtatggtgaaatcaatcTTTGTGTATATTTACAGATCAAAATCAAGTCCTTCCATGCCTAGTTATTTGTAATATACCACAAAAACGTTCTAGTTTGTAATTATTAGATTCCCcgttattttttccagtcctaGGGAAATGTCTCTATTTCTCAAATTAAACAAAAGTGGGGATCCAatacttaatttgtaatgaaagaggtgatcaaacaatttttttacattcgTAACTGAGACAGTAATCCCAGAGGTGTCAGGGCTATGAAtggccaagcctagaggtgctgggctcAGCCCTGGAAAGCCCTAGCACAATTTAAGCATTGCAGGGATCTGTTTAGCAGAAATGGTGGGTGATTCCATCCACGCACCCTCCTGTGGAAAACCTCAAAACCTTTATTTTTTCAGGAATTTTTCAAAAAACTGAAACCACCCAGTCTGAAAAATGACAGTTATAAATGGGGATTTACAATGGTCTCTGGTTCTGACTGTTCATCCACTATGTGAAAATCTACTTTACCTGCAGGAAATCCAACCAGCAAAAAAATGACTAACTGTCCCTGGCAAAAGAGTCAAATATTAAGTCATACTATAatgttttccccctttctttctcatgTATTTCTGGAAAGGATATTCTGATGCCTTTTGACACTGC encodes:
- the LOC120379997 gene encoding olfactory receptor 11A1-like — protein: MEKAEGENQTSITEFILLGFGNLPGLQILFFLLFLVIYIVTMTANILIVAIVMSDQHLHTPMYFFLGNLSCVEICYTSTILPRMLANFLTGDKTISVTGCIVQFYWFGVLVTVECYLLALMSYDRYLAICKPLHYASLMNGRFCMQLAVGSWLSSFIVLTILICLVSRLVFCGPNEIDHFFCDFTPMIKLSCSDTSLVTLVTLIFSSIDIVSPFILTLTSYVYIISTILRIPSATGRQKAFSTCSSHLIVVTVFYGTLMIVYILPNTSSLKALNKIFSILYTVLTPLINPLIYSLRNKDVKEALRRAVQKGRVFRKGD